One genomic window of Ornithorhynchus anatinus isolate Pmale09 chromosome 10, mOrnAna1.pri.v4, whole genome shotgun sequence includes the following:
- the STMP1 gene encoding short transmembrane mitochondrial protein 1, producing the protein MIQFLLGFSLGNLVGMYLAQNYDIPNLAKKIEDFKKDVDAKKKPPSA; encoded by the exons ATGATTCAGTTTCTG CTCGGCTTTTCGCTCGGCAACCTGGTTGGGATGTACCTGGCTCAGAACTACGAC ATTCCCAACCTGGCCAAGAAGATCGAAGACTTTAAAAAGGATGTCGATGCCAAAAAGAAGCCCCCCAGCGCCTGA